A stretch of Gorilla gorilla gorilla isolate KB3781 chromosome 9, NHGRI_mGorGor1-v2.1_pri, whole genome shotgun sequence DNA encodes these proteins:
- the USP28 gene encoding ubiquitin carboxyl-terminal hydrolase 28 isoform X13 translates to MTAELQQDDAAGAADGHGSSCQMLLNQLREITGIQDPSFLHEALKASNGDITQAVSLLTDERVKEPSQDTVATEPSEVEGSAANKEVLAKVIDLTHDNKDDLQAAIALSLLESPKIQADGRDLNRMHEATSAETKRSKRKRCEVWGENPNPSDWRRVDGWPVGLKNVGNTCWFSAVIQSLFQLPEFRRLVLSYSLPQNVLENCRSHTEKRNIMFMQELQYLFALMMGSNRKFVDPSAALDLLKGAFRSSEEQQQDVSEFTHKLLDWLEDAFQLAVNVNSPRNKSENPMVQLFYGTFLTEGVREGKPFCNNETFGQYPLQVNGYRNLDECLEGAMVEGDVELLPSDHSVKYGQERWFTKLPPVLTFELSRFEFNQSLGQPEKIHNKLEFPQIMYMDRYMYRSKELIRNKRECIRKLKEEIKILQQKLERYVKYGSGPARFPLPDMLKYVIEFASTKPASESCPPESDTHMTLPLSSVHCSVSDQTSKESTSTESSSQDVESTFSSPEDSLPKSKPLTSSRSSMEMPSQPAPRTVTDEEINFVKTCLQRWRSEIEQDIQDLKNCIASTTQTIEQMYCDPLLRQVPYRLHAVLVHEGQANAGHYWAYIYNQPRQSWLKYNDISVTESSWEEVERDSYGGLRNVSAYCLMYINDKLPYFNAEAAPTESDQMSEVEALSVELKHYIQEDNWRFEQEVEEWEEEQSCKIPQMESSTNSSSQDYSTSQEPSVASSHGVRCLSSEHAVIVKEQTAQAIANTARAYEKSGVEAALSEVMLSPAMQGVILAIAKARQTFDRDGSEAGLIKAFHEEYSRLYQLAKETPTSHSDPRLQHVLVYFFQNEAPKRVVERTLLEQFADKNLSYDERSISIMKVAQAKLKEIGPDDMNMEEYKKWHEDYSLFRKVSVYLLTGLELYQKGKYQEALSYLVYAYQSNAALLMKGPRRGVKESVIALYRRKCLLELNAKAASLFETNDDHSVTEGINVMNELIIPCIHLIINNDISKDDLDAIEVMRNHWCSYLGQDIAENLQLCLGEFLPRLLDPSAEIIVLKEPPTIRPNSPYDLCSRFAAVMESIQGVSTVTVK, encoded by the exons AAGTGATAGACCTTACTCATGATAACAAAGATGATCTTCAGGCTGCCATTGCTTTGAGTCTACTGGAGTCTCCCAAAATTCAAGCTGATGGAAGAGATCTTAACAG GATGCATGAAGCAACCTCTGCAGAAACTAAACGCTCAAAGAGAAAACGCTGTGAAGTCTGGGGAGAAAACCCCAATCCCAGTGACTGGAGGAGAGTTGATGGTTGGCCAGTTGGGCTGAAAAATGTTGGCAATACATGTTGGTTTAGTGCTGTTATTCAG tCTCTCTTTCAATTGCCTGAATTTCGAAGACTTGTTCTCAGTTATAGTCTGCCACAAAATGTACTTGAAAATTGTCGAAGTCATACA gaaaagagaaatatcatGTTTATGCAAGAGCTTCAGTATTTGTTTGCTCTAATGATGGGATCAAATAGAAAATTTGTAGACCCGTCTGCAGCCCTGGATCTATTAAAGGGAGCATTCCGATCATCTGAGGAACAGCAG CAAGATGTGAGTGAATTCACACACAAGCTCCTGGATTGGCTAGAGGACGCATTCCAGCTAGCTGTTAATGTTAA CAGTCCCAGGaacaaatctgaaaatccaatgGTGCAGCTGTTCTATGGTACTTTCCTGACTGAAGGGGTTCGTGAAG GAAAACCCTTTTGTAACAATGAGACCTTCGGCCAGTATCCTCTTCAGGTAAACGGTTATCGCAACTTAGACGAGTGTTTGGAAGGGGCCATGGTGGAGGGTGATGTTGAGCTTCTTCCCTCCGATCACTCGGTGAAGTATGGACAAGAG CGTTGGTTTACAAAGCTACCTCCAGTGTTGACCTTTGAACTCTCAAGATTTGAGTTTAATCAGTCCCttgggcagccagagaaaattcACAATAAGCTGGAATTTCCTCAGATTATGTATATGGACAG GTACATGTACAGGAGCAAGGAGCTTATTCGAAATAAGAGAGAGTGTATTCGAAAGttgaaggaggaaataaaaattcTGCAGCAAAAATTGGAAAG GTATGTGAAATATGGCTCAGGCCCAGCTCGGTTCCCGCTCCCGGACATGCTGAAATATGTTATTGAATTTGCTAGTACAAAACCTGCCTCAGAAAGCTGTCCACCTGAAAGTGACACACACATGACATTACCACTTTCTTCAGTGCACTGCTCGGTTTCTGACCAGACATCCAAGGAAag TACAAGTACAGAAAGCTCTTCTCAGGATGTTGAAAGTACCTTTTCTTCTCCTGAAGATTCTTTACCCAAGTCTAAACCACTGACATCTTCTCGGTCTtccatggaaatgccttcacagcCAGCTCCGCGAACAGTCACAGATGAGGAGATAAATTTTGTTAAGACCTGTCTTCAGAGGTGGAGGAGTGAGATTGAACAAGATATACAAG ATTTAAAGAATTGTATTGCAAGTACTACTCAGACTATTGAACAGATGTACTGCGATCCTCTCCTTCGTCAG GTGCCTTATCGCTTGCATGCAGTTCTTGTTCATGAAGGACAAGCAAATGCTGGACACTATTGGGCCTATATCTATAATCAACCCCGACAGAGCTGGCTCAAGTACAATGACATCTCTGTTACTGAATCTTCCTGGGAAGAAGTTGAAAGAGATTCCTATGGAGGCCTGAGAAATGTTAGTGCTTACTGTCTGATGTACATTAATGACAAACTACCCTACTTCAATGCAG AGGCAGCCCCAACTGAATCAGATCAAATGTCAGAAGTGGAAGCCCTATCTGTGGAACTCAAGCATTACATTCAGGAGGATAACTGGCGGTTTGAGCAGGAAGTAGAGGAGTGGGAAGAAGAGCAGTCTTGCAAAATCCCTCAAATGGAGTCCTCCACCAACTCCTCATCACAGGACTACTCTACATCACAAG AGCCTTCAGTAGCCTCTTCTCATGGGGTTCGCTGCTTGTCATCTGAGCATGCTGTGATTGTAAAGGAGCAAACTGCCCAGGCTATTGCAAACACAGCCCGTGCCTATGAGAAGAGCGGTGTAGAAGCGGCACTGAGTGAG GTGATGCTGAGCCCTGCCATGCAAGGGGTCATCCTGGCCATAGCTAAAGCCCGTCAGACCTTTGACCGAGATGGGTCTGAAGCAGGGCTGATTAAG GCATTCCATGAAGAATACTCCAGGCTCTATCAGCTTGCCAAAGAGACCCCCACCTCTCACAGTGATCCTCGACTTCAGCATGTCCTTGTCTACTTTTTCCAAAATGAAGCACCCAAAAGGGTAGTAGAACGAACCCTTCTGGAACAGTTTGCAGATAAAAATCTTAGCTATGATGAAAG ATCAATCAGCATTATGAAGGTGGCTCAAGCGAAACTGAAGGAAATTGGTCCAGATGACATGAATATGGAAGAGTACAAG AAGTGGCATGAAGATTATAGTTTGTTCCGAAAAGTGTCTGTGTATCTCCTAACAGGCCTAGAACTCTATCAAAAAGGAAA GTACCAAGAGGCACTTTCCTACCTGGTATATGCCTACCAGAGCAATGCTGCCCTGCTGATGAAGGGGCCCCGCCGGGGGGTCAAAGAATCCGTGATTGCTTTATACCGAAGAAAATGCCTTCTG GAGCTGAATGCCAAAGCAGCTTctctttttgaaacaaatgatgaTCACTCTGTAACTGAGGGCATTAATGTGATGAATGAGCTGATCATCCCCTGCATTCACCTTATCATTAATAATGACATTTCCAAGGATGATCTGGATGCCATTGAGGTCATGAGAAACCATTGGTGCTCTTACCTTGGGCAAGATATTGCAG AAAATCTGCAGCTGTGCCTAGGGGAGTTTCTACCCAGACTTCTAGATCCTTCTGCAGAAATCATCGTCTTGAAAGAGCCTCCAACTATTCGACCCAATTCTCCCTATGACCTATGTAGCCGATTTGCAGCTGTCATGGAGTCAATTCAGGGAGTTTCAACTGTGACAGTGAAATAA
- the USP28 gene encoding ubiquitin carboxyl-terminal hydrolase 28 isoform X4 has translation MTAELQQDDAAGAADGHGSSCQMLLNQLREITGIQDPSFLHEALKASNGDITQAVSLLTDERVKEPSQDTVATEPSEVEGSAANKEVLAKVIDLTHDNKDDLQAAIALSLLESPKIQADGRDLNRMHEATSAETKRSKRKRCEVWGENPNPSDWRRVDGWPVGLKNVGNTCWFSAVIQSLFQLPEFRRLVLSYSLPQNVLENCRSHTEKRNIMFMQELQYLFALMMGSNRKFVDPSAALDLLKGAFRSSEEQQQDVSEFTHKLLDWLEDAFQLAVNVNSPRNKSENPMVQLFYGTFLTEGVREGKPFCNNETFGQYPLQVNGYRNLDECLEGAMVEGDVELLPSDHSVKYGQERWFTKLPPVLTFELSRFEFNQSLGQPEKIHNKLEFPQIMYMDRYMYRSKELIRNKRECIRKLKEEIKILQQKLERYVKYGSGPARFPLPDMLKYVIEFASTKPASESCPPESDTHMTLPLSSVHCSVSDQTSKESTSTESSSQDVESTFSSPEDSLPKSKPLTSSRSSMEMPSQPAPRTVTDEEINFVKTCLQRWRSEIEQDIQDLKNCIASTTQTIEQMYCDPLLRQVPYRLHAVLVHEGQANAGHYWAYIYNQPRQSWLKYNDISVTESSWEEVERDSYGGLRNVSAYCLMYINDKLPYFNAEAAPTESDQMSEVEALSVELKHYIQEDNWRFEQEVEEWEEEQSCKIPQMESSTNSSSQDYSTSQEPSVASSHGVRCLSSEHAVIVKEQTAQAIANTARAYEKSGVEAALSELKEAEPKKPMPQETNLAEQSEQPPKANDAESTAQPNSEVSEVEIPSVGRILVRSDADGYDEEVMLSPAMQGVILAIAKARQTFDRDGSEAGLIKAFHEEYSRLYQLAKETPTSHSDPRLQHVLVYFFQNEAPKRVVERTLLEQFADKNLSYDERSISIMKVAQAKLKEIGPDDMNMEEYKKWHEDYSLFRKVSVYLLTGLELYQKGKYQEALSYLVYAYQSNAALLMKGPRRGVKESVIALYRRKCLLELNAKAASLFETNDDHSVTEGINVMNELIIPCIHLIINNDISKDDLDAIEVMRNHWCSYLGQDIAENLQLCLGEFLPRLLDPSAEIIVLKEPPTIRPNSPYDLCSRFAAVMESIQGVSTVTVK, from the exons AAGTGATAGACCTTACTCATGATAACAAAGATGATCTTCAGGCTGCCATTGCTTTGAGTCTACTGGAGTCTCCCAAAATTCAAGCTGATGGAAGAGATCTTAACAG GATGCATGAAGCAACCTCTGCAGAAACTAAACGCTCAAAGAGAAAACGCTGTGAAGTCTGGGGAGAAAACCCCAATCCCAGTGACTGGAGGAGAGTTGATGGTTGGCCAGTTGGGCTGAAAAATGTTGGCAATACATGTTGGTTTAGTGCTGTTATTCAG tCTCTCTTTCAATTGCCTGAATTTCGAAGACTTGTTCTCAGTTATAGTCTGCCACAAAATGTACTTGAAAATTGTCGAAGTCATACA gaaaagagaaatatcatGTTTATGCAAGAGCTTCAGTATTTGTTTGCTCTAATGATGGGATCAAATAGAAAATTTGTAGACCCGTCTGCAGCCCTGGATCTATTAAAGGGAGCATTCCGATCATCTGAGGAACAGCAG CAAGATGTGAGTGAATTCACACACAAGCTCCTGGATTGGCTAGAGGACGCATTCCAGCTAGCTGTTAATGTTAA CAGTCCCAGGaacaaatctgaaaatccaatgGTGCAGCTGTTCTATGGTACTTTCCTGACTGAAGGGGTTCGTGAAG GAAAACCCTTTTGTAACAATGAGACCTTCGGCCAGTATCCTCTTCAGGTAAACGGTTATCGCAACTTAGACGAGTGTTTGGAAGGGGCCATGGTGGAGGGTGATGTTGAGCTTCTTCCCTCCGATCACTCGGTGAAGTATGGACAAGAG CGTTGGTTTACAAAGCTACCTCCAGTGTTGACCTTTGAACTCTCAAGATTTGAGTTTAATCAGTCCCttgggcagccagagaaaattcACAATAAGCTGGAATTTCCTCAGATTATGTATATGGACAG GTACATGTACAGGAGCAAGGAGCTTATTCGAAATAAGAGAGAGTGTATTCGAAAGttgaaggaggaaataaaaattcTGCAGCAAAAATTGGAAAG GTATGTGAAATATGGCTCAGGCCCAGCTCGGTTCCCGCTCCCGGACATGCTGAAATATGTTATTGAATTTGCTAGTACAAAACCTGCCTCAGAAAGCTGTCCACCTGAAAGTGACACACACATGACATTACCACTTTCTTCAGTGCACTGCTCGGTTTCTGACCAGACATCCAAGGAAag TACAAGTACAGAAAGCTCTTCTCAGGATGTTGAAAGTACCTTTTCTTCTCCTGAAGATTCTTTACCCAAGTCTAAACCACTGACATCTTCTCGGTCTtccatggaaatgccttcacagcCAGCTCCGCGAACAGTCACAGATGAGGAGATAAATTTTGTTAAGACCTGTCTTCAGAGGTGGAGGAGTGAGATTGAACAAGATATACAAG ATTTAAAGAATTGTATTGCAAGTACTACTCAGACTATTGAACAGATGTACTGCGATCCTCTCCTTCGTCAG GTGCCTTATCGCTTGCATGCAGTTCTTGTTCATGAAGGACAAGCAAATGCTGGACACTATTGGGCCTATATCTATAATCAACCCCGACAGAGCTGGCTCAAGTACAATGACATCTCTGTTACTGAATCTTCCTGGGAAGAAGTTGAAAGAGATTCCTATGGAGGCCTGAGAAATGTTAGTGCTTACTGTCTGATGTACATTAATGACAAACTACCCTACTTCAATGCAG AGGCAGCCCCAACTGAATCAGATCAAATGTCAGAAGTGGAAGCCCTATCTGTGGAACTCAAGCATTACATTCAGGAGGATAACTGGCGGTTTGAGCAGGAAGTAGAGGAGTGGGAAGAAGAGCAGTCTTGCAAAATCCCTCAAATGGAGTCCTCCACCAACTCCTCATCACAGGACTACTCTACATCACAAG AGCCTTCAGTAGCCTCTTCTCATGGGGTTCGCTGCTTGTCATCTGAGCATGCTGTGATTGTAAAGGAGCAAACTGCCCAGGCTATTGCAAACACAGCCCGTGCCTATGAGAAGAGCGGTGTAGAAGCGGCACTGAGTGAG CTTAAAGAAGCTGAACCCAAGAAGCCCATGCCCCAGGAAACAAACCTTGCAGAGCAGTCAGAACAGCCCCCAAAGGCTAATGATGCAGAGTCTACTGCCCAGCCTAATTCTGAGGTCTCTGAAGTCGAGATTCCCAGTGTGGGAAGGATTCTGGTTAGATCTGATGCAGATGGATATGATGAGGAG GTGATGCTGAGCCCTGCCATGCAAGGGGTCATCCTGGCCATAGCTAAAGCCCGTCAGACCTTTGACCGAGATGGGTCTGAAGCAGGGCTGATTAAG GCATTCCATGAAGAATACTCCAGGCTCTATCAGCTTGCCAAAGAGACCCCCACCTCTCACAGTGATCCTCGACTTCAGCATGTCCTTGTCTACTTTTTCCAAAATGAAGCACCCAAAAGGGTAGTAGAACGAACCCTTCTGGAACAGTTTGCAGATAAAAATCTTAGCTATGATGAAAG ATCAATCAGCATTATGAAGGTGGCTCAAGCGAAACTGAAGGAAATTGGTCCAGATGACATGAATATGGAAGAGTACAAG AAGTGGCATGAAGATTATAGTTTGTTCCGAAAAGTGTCTGTGTATCTCCTAACAGGCCTAGAACTCTATCAAAAAGGAAA GTACCAAGAGGCACTTTCCTACCTGGTATATGCCTACCAGAGCAATGCTGCCCTGCTGATGAAGGGGCCCCGCCGGGGGGTCAAAGAATCCGTGATTGCTTTATACCGAAGAAAATGCCTTCTG GAGCTGAATGCCAAAGCAGCTTctctttttgaaacaaatgatgaTCACTCTGTAACTGAGGGCATTAATGTGATGAATGAGCTGATCATCCCCTGCATTCACCTTATCATTAATAATGACATTTCCAAGGATGATCTGGATGCCATTGAGGTCATGAGAAACCATTGGTGCTCTTACCTTGGGCAAGATATTGCAG AAAATCTGCAGCTGTGCCTAGGGGAGTTTCTACCCAGACTTCTAGATCCTTCTGCAGAAATCATCGTCTTGAAAGAGCCTCCAACTATTCGACCCAATTCTCCCTATGACCTATGTAGCCGATTTGCAGCTGTCATGGAGTCAATTCAGGGAGTTTCAACTGTGACAGTGAAATAA
- the USP28 gene encoding ubiquitin carboxyl-terminal hydrolase 28 isoform X3, producing the protein MTAELQQDDAAGAADGHGSSCQMLLNQLREITGIQDPSFLHEALKASNGDITQAVSLLTDERVKEPSQDTVATEPSEVEGSAANKEVLAKVIDLTHDNKDDLQAAIALSLLESPKIQADGRDLNRMHEATSAETKRSKRKRCEVWGENPNPSDWRRVDGWPVGLKNVGNTCWFSAVIQSLFQLPEFRRLVLSYSLPQNVLENCRSHTEKRNIMFMQELQYLFALMMGSNRKFVDPSAALDLLKGAFRSSEEQQQDVSEFTHKLLDWLEDAFQLAVNVNSSPRNKSENPMVQLFYGTFLTEGVREGKPFCNNETFGQYPLQVNGYRNLDECLEGAMVEGDVELLPSDHSVKYGQERWFTKLPPVLTFELSRFEFNQSLGQPEKIHNKLEFPQIMYMDRYMYRSKELIRNKRECIRKLKEEIKILQQKLERYVKYGSGPARFPLPDMLKYVIEFASTKPASESCPPESDTHMTLPLSSVHCSVSDQTSKESTSTESSSQDVESTFSSPEDSLPKSKPLTSSRSSMEMPSQPAPRTVTDEEINFVKTCLQRWRSEIEQDIQDLKNCIASTTQTIEQMYCDPLLRQVPYRLHAVLVHEGQANAGHYWAYIYNQPRQSWLKYNDISVTESSWEEVERDSYGGLRNVSAYCLMYINDKLPYFNAEAAPTESDQMSEVEALSVELKHYIQEDNWRFEQEVEEWEEEQSCKIPQMESSTNSSSQDYSTSQEPSVASSHGVRCLSSEHAVIVKEQTAQAIANTARAYEKSGVEAALSELKEAEPKKPMPQETNLAEQSEQPPKANDAESTAQPNSEVSEVEIPSVGRILVRSDADGYDEEVMLSPAMQGVILAIAKARQTFDRDGSEAGLIKAFHEEYSRLYQLAKETPTSHSDPRLQHVLVYFFQNEAPKRVVERTLLEQFADKNLSYDERSISIMKVAQAKLKEIGPDDMNMEEYKKWHEDYSLFRKVSVYLLTGLELYQKGKYQEALSYLVYAYQSNAALLMKGPRRGVKESVIALYRRKCLLELNAKAASLFETNDDHSVTEGINVMNELIIPCIHLIINNDISKDDLDAIEVMRNHWCSYLGQDIAENLQLCLGEFLPRLLDPSAEIIVLKEPPTIRPNSPYDLCSRFAAVMESIQGVSTVTVK; encoded by the exons AAGTGATAGACCTTACTCATGATAACAAAGATGATCTTCAGGCTGCCATTGCTTTGAGTCTACTGGAGTCTCCCAAAATTCAAGCTGATGGAAGAGATCTTAACAG GATGCATGAAGCAACCTCTGCAGAAACTAAACGCTCAAAGAGAAAACGCTGTGAAGTCTGGGGAGAAAACCCCAATCCCAGTGACTGGAGGAGAGTTGATGGTTGGCCAGTTGGGCTGAAAAATGTTGGCAATACATGTTGGTTTAGTGCTGTTATTCAG tCTCTCTTTCAATTGCCTGAATTTCGAAGACTTGTTCTCAGTTATAGTCTGCCACAAAATGTACTTGAAAATTGTCGAAGTCATACA gaaaagagaaatatcatGTTTATGCAAGAGCTTCAGTATTTGTTTGCTCTAATGATGGGATCAAATAGAAAATTTGTAGACCCGTCTGCAGCCCTGGATCTATTAAAGGGAGCATTCCGATCATCTGAGGAACAGCAG CAAGATGTGAGTGAATTCACACACAAGCTCCTGGATTGGCTAGAGGACGCATTCCAGCTAGCTGTTAATGTTAA CAGCAGTCCCAGGaacaaatctgaaaatccaatgGTGCAGCTGTTCTATGGTACTTTCCTGACTGAAGGGGTTCGTGAAG GAAAACCCTTTTGTAACAATGAGACCTTCGGCCAGTATCCTCTTCAGGTAAACGGTTATCGCAACTTAGACGAGTGTTTGGAAGGGGCCATGGTGGAGGGTGATGTTGAGCTTCTTCCCTCCGATCACTCGGTGAAGTATGGACAAGAG CGTTGGTTTACAAAGCTACCTCCAGTGTTGACCTTTGAACTCTCAAGATTTGAGTTTAATCAGTCCCttgggcagccagagaaaattcACAATAAGCTGGAATTTCCTCAGATTATGTATATGGACAG GTACATGTACAGGAGCAAGGAGCTTATTCGAAATAAGAGAGAGTGTATTCGAAAGttgaaggaggaaataaaaattcTGCAGCAAAAATTGGAAAG GTATGTGAAATATGGCTCAGGCCCAGCTCGGTTCCCGCTCCCGGACATGCTGAAATATGTTATTGAATTTGCTAGTACAAAACCTGCCTCAGAAAGCTGTCCACCTGAAAGTGACACACACATGACATTACCACTTTCTTCAGTGCACTGCTCGGTTTCTGACCAGACATCCAAGGAAag TACAAGTACAGAAAGCTCTTCTCAGGATGTTGAAAGTACCTTTTCTTCTCCTGAAGATTCTTTACCCAAGTCTAAACCACTGACATCTTCTCGGTCTtccatggaaatgccttcacagcCAGCTCCGCGAACAGTCACAGATGAGGAGATAAATTTTGTTAAGACCTGTCTTCAGAGGTGGAGGAGTGAGATTGAACAAGATATACAAG ATTTAAAGAATTGTATTGCAAGTACTACTCAGACTATTGAACAGATGTACTGCGATCCTCTCCTTCGTCAG GTGCCTTATCGCTTGCATGCAGTTCTTGTTCATGAAGGACAAGCAAATGCTGGACACTATTGGGCCTATATCTATAATCAACCCCGACAGAGCTGGCTCAAGTACAATGACATCTCTGTTACTGAATCTTCCTGGGAAGAAGTTGAAAGAGATTCCTATGGAGGCCTGAGAAATGTTAGTGCTTACTGTCTGATGTACATTAATGACAAACTACCCTACTTCAATGCAG AGGCAGCCCCAACTGAATCAGATCAAATGTCAGAAGTGGAAGCCCTATCTGTGGAACTCAAGCATTACATTCAGGAGGATAACTGGCGGTTTGAGCAGGAAGTAGAGGAGTGGGAAGAAGAGCAGTCTTGCAAAATCCCTCAAATGGAGTCCTCCACCAACTCCTCATCACAGGACTACTCTACATCACAAG AGCCTTCAGTAGCCTCTTCTCATGGGGTTCGCTGCTTGTCATCTGAGCATGCTGTGATTGTAAAGGAGCAAACTGCCCAGGCTATTGCAAACACAGCCCGTGCCTATGAGAAGAGCGGTGTAGAAGCGGCACTGAGTGAG CTTAAAGAAGCTGAACCCAAGAAGCCCATGCCCCAGGAAACAAACCTTGCAGAGCAGTCAGAACAGCCCCCAAAGGCTAATGATGCAGAGTCTACTGCCCAGCCTAATTCTGAGGTCTCTGAAGTCGAGATTCCCAGTGTGGGAAGGATTCTGGTTAGATCTGATGCAGATGGATATGATGAGGAG GTGATGCTGAGCCCTGCCATGCAAGGGGTCATCCTGGCCATAGCTAAAGCCCGTCAGACCTTTGACCGAGATGGGTCTGAAGCAGGGCTGATTAAG GCATTCCATGAAGAATACTCCAGGCTCTATCAGCTTGCCAAAGAGACCCCCACCTCTCACAGTGATCCTCGACTTCAGCATGTCCTTGTCTACTTTTTCCAAAATGAAGCACCCAAAAGGGTAGTAGAACGAACCCTTCTGGAACAGTTTGCAGATAAAAATCTTAGCTATGATGAAAG ATCAATCAGCATTATGAAGGTGGCTCAAGCGAAACTGAAGGAAATTGGTCCAGATGACATGAATATGGAAGAGTACAAG AAGTGGCATGAAGATTATAGTTTGTTCCGAAAAGTGTCTGTGTATCTCCTAACAGGCCTAGAACTCTATCAAAAAGGAAA GTACCAAGAGGCACTTTCCTACCTGGTATATGCCTACCAGAGCAATGCTGCCCTGCTGATGAAGGGGCCCCGCCGGGGGGTCAAAGAATCCGTGATTGCTTTATACCGAAGAAAATGCCTTCTG GAGCTGAATGCCAAAGCAGCTTctctttttgaaacaaatgatgaTCACTCTGTAACTGAGGGCATTAATGTGATGAATGAGCTGATCATCCCCTGCATTCACCTTATCATTAATAATGACATTTCCAAGGATGATCTGGATGCCATTGAGGTCATGAGAAACCATTGGTGCTCTTACCTTGGGCAAGATATTGCAG AAAATCTGCAGCTGTGCCTAGGGGAGTTTCTACCCAGACTTCTAGATCCTTCTGCAGAAATCATCGTCTTGAAAGAGCCTCCAACTATTCGACCCAATTCTCCCTATGACCTATGTAGCCGATTTGCAGCTGTCATGGAGTCAATTCAGGGAGTTTCAACTGTGACAGTGAAATAA